gcctctgggccatgtctctatttttaccgcttctaacatTCTTCTCTATTTGTGATCCTGAGGGGCGGGgaggttatgataatgaggctctgtgctggttggctgcctgaatgacgcgtagcaggggaggcacaaaggcccaatctcaatactccccctacttttcttcactagccctacttttcttcactagcccttcttttcttcactcgcccttcttttcttccctaccccctaaaaaagaagggggagattttagggcacttgaaatctagggcacttggcccaggtgcctgtcccaatttctcctactccccctcgttttcatccctaccctgatcaggaagctgagagccaaaagctgtttggGCTTAGGTTAGATCATCGTGCTACATTCCCCtcagtttgtttatttaaaaggattTGTTTAGtctaaaaggatccccattagtcttcaccatgggaagactattcttcctggggtacacacatagacatacaaaagatgataatataataataataaaataataacacgacaataataataataaagatgacaataatccaactcaaaaagggtgaaaaacctTCACTacaattcctgaaataataaattgaaccaaaagtaaaagattaagtaacccaccatccacatcttaagtagcaatatttgctactatcaccagatctgttcCGCTTATGAACAAGATAGTTTGCAAAGACTTTATAATATACCCATCCTCTATTTATagaagtataaatatatattacatatcataatatattcatcataatatactcatacattataatatactcatacttctaaactatatatacactcatatATACACAGTTAAAATAAATCCACTTGGCAAAGTGAATCGGCACAGAGAGGAGTCAAAATACTTTTCACCAAGGGTGTAAAAGCTGACAATAGCAGTGTTATGCCTTTTAATGGGCAACAATGTATCTATATTCTCCTACTTCGTCTTCCCTTAAAGTTAATTTGTTGACTGTGTGTCATTATATCATCACAAACAGAGAATCCCTACGAATGCAAGAAGTGCAACGAGACGGAGTGGTCCCCAGAAGGAAGTACTTCCTGCAAACTGCGGCCGGTGGTGTACCTGCCCTTCACACAGAGCTTACCTATAGCAATCATGTTTGGCACCTTGGTCTTGGTGGGGATGGCTATAGCCGTGTCTGTTCTCTTTGCCGTCAACTACAACACACCTGTTGTCAGATCTGCTGGAGGACCAATgtgcttcctgattttaggttGTCTCATTCTGTCAAGTCTAAGTGTGTTCTTTTACTTTGGGAAACCCACAGGTGCTTCTTGCGTCTTTAGGTTCGTgccatttcttttgtttttcaacaTTTGTCAAGCTTGTTTTGTTGTACGATCTTTTCAAATTGTAACTATTTTTAAAGTAGCTGCCAAGTTCCCCGACCTCATCCGTGGATGGAGGAGATATCATGGCCAATGGCTTTTTATCAGTGTGGCCTTCGTAACTCAAGCAATAATTCTTATTATTGGCAATGAGTATGAATCTTCCACACTCGAGAACAAAATGTCAGATAACAAAATCATTCTTGGCTGTAAAATTCATCATGAAACAACCATATGTTTTGCTATTTTACCTCTGTCTTTCATCATTCttggttttattttctcttaCATGGGAAAGAGCCTTCCAAAGAATTACAGTGAGGCTAAAGCAATCACTTTCTGCTTTTTCCTGCTGCTCTTCATCTGGATCATCTTTGTCACTACATACATAGTTTACAAGGGAAAATACATTGATGCTATTAACGCTCTGGCAATACTCTCCAGTCTCTACTCGTTTCTGTTGTCGTATTTCTTGCCAAAATGTTACATAATTGTTTTTCAACCCtacaaaaacacacatcaaTACTTCCAAAATGTCATTCAAGACTATACCAAGCAACATAGCTAGTTAATACTTCTAAACATCTTaaacaagagagagagagaaaacaacagttttcagcATGTATGTTATGTTACACGAATGTGATTATATTAGTATTTATTCACTGGGCAACGGTCATCACAGGGGAAAtattaaatatctaaatataatGAATTTTGCCATACAATCTTTTAATTTACTTTGTTGGAACTAAATGGGTATAAAGTCATTTTAACACCAAAACTGGCCATAACGCAAagcttaatttaatttaagcATATGTATATATTCAGTGTATATTTGCTTGAAATGTCATTAGGCCCATATAATAAGTAATATATGAGACAGTCTTAACTAAAACAAACCAGTTTCTGCTTTAACAACTATACCTAGCATGCTAGATACAGTATATGTGGTTTGACACTGAAGTCTGTGAGCCTTAAAAATTACTTCTTTGAAACTATCACATACTGTATCACACCTGGTAGCCACAGACTGAATGCTAATTTGCCTCTTTTTTGGAAAAAGGGCTTTGGAGATGGAgctgaagcacagcagagagggaggagtaatttatttattcattaaaataGTCTCGCTTTTTCCTCAAAGTTAAGCATTTACTGTAAAAATGTAGTTATGATAcacttgttttatttgttgtaCTTCTTTTGTGTCTGTATGAATAAATTCATTTCATTGAACACTTGAGTGTGTATGCTTCTGTTGTTAAGTTTAGGTGGCTATTATCAGTTGACATCTATTCTGTATTTTCTCTGTTCCCTGTAGATATTTAGTATACATGTATGAAATACTACAAATGTAGCTTCACACTATTAAATTTAGTATCCTATAACCGTAAGGCCAAGACTGTCATTTTCCAATAATACGGATTTGGTGCAGCAACCTTAGAGGGTACCAGACCTCCTTATACCCACCCCCATCTTTCAGGAagggagaggggaaaaaagggaagcaGAACAAGGCAAGGCCGACGTCAGTCTCCCTAAACAAAACTTTACAAAACTATTTGTTTACCAGCTTCATGGAGTAAAAAGAAGTGGGGCAACTGAACCTAACTTACCATTACTAAATGGCACTGACTGCCCTGTAAAACAGGAGAGCATCAGCAGGCAACACCCACAGCCTGCAAGCAAAGTTTAGTCCACCTAAGCAGTGCAGACTAAAAGACATGAATGTAGTGCTGAATGAATAAACTAAACCAACCACAACACCCAGCAATCCAAGTGTGATGCAAGAGGAGCAGGAAAAGGGGGGCTTGAGCATGTTGCCACGCCTCCATCATAATGGAACATGATATGTTGCAAATAAGACGGATGAGCTTGGACCACAAATGAGAACCACTGAGTTGATGACAATGACTCTGCTCGGTTGCGTAGAAGAAGAGCAGCAGAAGTAAAGGATGTGGATTTGCAGTGCCTGCCAACAATAGAGAAAACGTCTATTTGCTTTCCTGCTTCCAATATGGCTGTTTGAAATTCACCGCAAAAATGTGTCTCTAAATGAAAGAAATCTAGCTTAAAATCTTTTAGTCGTGtctaagggggaaaaaaatgagcaAACTATTCTACGAGAATTAGTTGTAATTGATTTGATCTCCTTCAGAAAAGAGGAACACGCTATTTTACCATCAGCATTTATCTTGTCCAGCCATCAGCCACTatattttctctaaatataTACCAGATAACCCAGGGTTCTGACGGAAAAGAGGTTATCACCGTGTGGAGGAAGGCCAAGATGTAGCCAACTACTCATGCATTTATAGCCTCAGTGAAGGGGAAGCTGTGGCACATTTCTGTAGCTCCGAAAAAGACACAGAagtactgaatttaaaaaatctgaaataaatTTTGACGATTAGCATCAATATTTAACAGTTTTTCTAGACTGACTGCTAATGTAAGCTCTGTAGGACGAACCCACCTGTACCTTTAAAGGCTATACTTCCATCTCACACTAGACTTTGGAGGCTGAGATGGCTTGACTAAAGTCTTAGATTTAATCCTGAGAGACTAGTCATGACCATTTACAAACATGGTTTTGTCTGGGTTAATAACAGGGTGCAGGACAGCCAGACTATTCATGGAATCTGATCCATCAACCGTCTGCAGAGACACAGTACCGGCAAAACCTGCTTTACCACTGAGTGGATCACATTTGAATGTGCTAATAATGTTACTCTCATATCAGTATCCTGTCAAACAGGTCCAACAGTAGAGAAGTCTGCACTGTGTGCTCCAACTTCTCATAGAATTTCAAACAAAGATGGGGGATGAAATTATCAGGATGTTACAGTATAAACAAGCATCCTCCCTGCTGCTCCATTTTAATGGTTAAGATATTTTTTATGATATTAATGGATAAGTTGTATATTAATTTATATCTCATACATTCTGTAACATTATTCAGACAATGTAATTGCAATTTACCTCCACAAAAGGGTGCAATGTTCAATCTATGCACCTAAAGGTCAAACAGCACCACCTTAGTGTCACTCCCTTTAGAGATTTGTTTTACTTTCTTCAAATGTGTAAATGGAACAATGATTAGCAAACATCACGAAATAGACCTTAATACTTATATTTTTCTGGTTCAAAGTCTTCTTTAATAAGTATTTACTCTTGTTAGAAGAATCCAGCTTTAACCAGCTTGAGCCACATTAAAACAGCTGGCTGCTGATAGCCTTTTTGAAGGGACAAAAGACATGTCATAGCTATATTTAAGTCAGATGCTTTGCATAAAAACCCATCAATGATCATAAAAATACAGTCTGGTGttatgacactttttatgtcaCTGCACTAATGTTTAAAAGGGTGGGAGGCACCAGTTAATCTCATCCTAAAGCAAATTCGCTAATTCAGCTAATGTGACAACCCCTATCTCTCTGAGACactgaaatacattttaatgcCAAGCTACATTATACTAGTTTAGTGTGTTGAGCCTACCTGGATAAGTTGTGTAAACTTTAATGGTATCTTAATATCATAGTAGCTGAAATGGCCATGTTAAATGTAATAATTCAAACTGTTCATTTTTGTGCAAGTTCAGCCTCATGGTTAAGTTAAAACTGTGTTTGTTGTTGGGAAATATGGTAGGGTAATGTGTTGATTACCCTACCATACATGTTAATCCTTTACTGTCACACTGCATAATGTGCTGAATATAGAAATGTATCCATCCAtgttcttccgcttatccgggGTCGTGTCGCTGGAGCAGTAGCATGAGCAGGGAAGCgtagacttccctctccccggccaCTTCGTCTGGGGGGCATCTGGGGGGATCAAGGAGTTCCAACACCAGAGGAGCAACATAATCCCTCCAGGGTGTCTTGGGTCTCGGACTTGCACGGAAGACTCCACCAGGGAAGCGTCCAAGAGCCATCCTCAGCAGATGCCCACCTAATCTGGCTCCTCTCTACATAAAGAAATGTAATGATGTCTAATGCTAGAAAACCTGTTTGTGAATGCAGCCTGCTTATTATTTCACATCAAGTGTATTTTGATTCTTTTTCTGTTGTCCTTCCCTTTCATCTGTCGGTGCCTTACCTCTGCTGGTGCTATCCTGTTCCTACCCAGTTATTCCTCACATACTTGTTTGTGGATTTGCCTTGTTTTagcatttagtttttctgcGTCTGCAGCTCCTACAGTTGTTTCAGTAATTTCTTTGATAAAGGCTTTAGCTTCCTACAACTTGTTTCCTGTGTCATGCATTTGGTTCTTCTTCTTGCCTTTCctttgttgtggaatttatcaaaccagttcagaagtccgctttgtggtttttatgaggttttattgagccggcggtgagcacttctacacaggccagaggtctggtagaaatgctgacctcgagtgaggttgtaatcagattcttatacaacaaggagtttaacaaatgcaggaatacacgaatcaggcaagagacagaaaagtaatttacagtcggatgtgaatcgggccaaatgtcattatcagacatttggcatgactgacacagacctccaaatcaccccatggggtgctctcttgattcctgtctgtttgaaccaacttccaggtgtcgggatctgcccggggggtaggaagttgag
This is a stretch of genomic DNA from Cololabis saira isolate AMF1-May2022 chromosome 12, fColSai1.1, whole genome shotgun sequence. It encodes these proteins:
- the LOC133457337 gene encoding taste receptor type 1 member 1-like: MFGSYSVVFWNHSGIEVAGSCHFQPFRLSINDTKIKWRPNGTMPTSFCTPECEEGHKKKQEGAHKCCFNCTICQGGTYINITENPYECKKCNETEWSPEGSTSCKLRPVVYLPFTQSLPIAIMFGTLVLVGMAIAVSVLFAVNYNTPVVRSAGGPMCFLILGCLILSSLSVFFYFGKPTGASCVFRFVPFLLFFNICQACFVVRSFQIVTIFKVAAKFPDLIRGWRRYHGQWLFISVAFVTQAIILIIGNEYESSTLENKMSDNKIILGCKIHHETTICFAILPLSFIILGFIFSYMGKSLPKNYSEAKAITFCFFLLLFIWIIFVTTYIVYKGKYIDAINALAILSSLYSFLLSYFLPKCYIIVFQPYKNTHQYFQNVIQDYTKQHS